The genomic region ATACTAATTTAAAGGCTAATTATACAGAACTAGCTAATAATTATAACACACTAAAATCCTATTTTACAACATTATTAGGGTATTATGAGAGTTTAAATGAGTCCTTCTACGGTAATAAGTCTATGCTACTATCAGAATTAAACCTTGAAGACGGATACGCTACAGCATATCAAGTCTTAGAATATTTAGCTTCCTCAAACGCTAAAGAAATAGCAAATATGTTCTGCCCCAACGTAACTGGCTTCATTTCTGTAGGTAAAATTAACGGTAGCTTTAGTGGAATTGTTAATGTAAATAAAATGTTTTCACAAGTATTCGCATATCCAATAGTTAGGGCATTCTTATGTTGTGGAGTTATATATAACGCCTCTTCAGACTGCCTCGTATTATCTGCTTTAGTAAAATATTGTAACGTTAACAGTACTGGAGGAACGACGTTCATTTACGTACTATATCATATGACCTTAACCAATCCATCAATGTTCACATGGAAGATAAGTAGCGTAAATGTATATAATTACTTTAATGAAATTCAGTACCAAATGGCATTAGATGGACTTACATACATTCACGCAATATGCTCTAAAGATACCCCAGTAATTTCAGAGTTAGGAATAGGGCAATTCCCGAGCTATGTGTTCTTCTGCTCTAACCTACCTTTAGCAGGAAATTACACAGTACCGCAATTAAACAGTTTATTAAAGAACGTGACAACTTTCAATATAAGAATAGATTACTATAACTTTACTGCAGTTGGAAACTGTTTATCTGGAGTTATCTACGCATATGTTAACATGGTATATAATGGGCATACATTCTGCGGAGAATTAAAGATTACTGAGCATGCAAAAGTTCAAACTAACGGCTTGCCAGAAATATATCAAGTAAGTTTCTGTAAAATGTAACTTTCTAAAGTGATATTAAAGAATAAAACTTGAAAATTTTATTTATATTTTTTAATAATATAAGATTAATTTAGGAAAAATTTACATTATAACATGCTTATCTAAGCAATTTATTTGGATATGACCTCTTTTAAATTATAATTTATTACAAAAGTGATGTGCTCATACCATTGAAATATAAACCTATGTTTTACTGCAATAAACTGTTCAAGCACCCTAGATTATTACAATAAAATAATTTATTATGATCATCTATCACTTTTTAAAAAATCTAAGATAAAACTGATTATTAAGTAGATATTATGTTTTACTTATCTTTAAAAATCTTCCTTTCCGAAGATTCGAAAATTAGGATTTTAATTCTTGTCATATACTTGAAGATTATGAAAATAGGAATTTACGAGTTAAAGGCAAAGAAGGGAGTAATCAGAACTACTGTAAAATATTACGGAGATTCGCTAGACATAAAAATAACTGGGGACTTCATGATATTCCCAGAAGACGTAATTTTTGATCTGGAAAAGAAACTTCAAGGTCTCTCTTTAAACGACTTACAAAACTTGCCTAAGATCTTAGAGGAAACTTTATCAAAGGCTACACTTTTTGGGTGCACAATTGAAGATTTTAAGAACTCAATTTATGGTGCTTTAAGAGAGGTGGGGTTATGAGAGTTCTCTTTTATGAAAACGACGAAAATCCCTATTTTAGCTTGGCCTTTGAGGAAAGCCTGTGGAGGAATCTTAAAGAGGGTAAAGTTGATAATACTTTAAGGTTTTGGAGGCATAAGAATGTAGCAATTATAGGATATTTTCAACTTGCAGAGGAAGAATTAAACTTCGACGTTGTTAGGAAGTATAAGATTGACGTTGTTAGAAGATTTACCGGCGGAGGTGCAGTATATCAAGATATGGGCTGCTTAATATGGACTATAGCAGTTAAAGGACCGAAAGACGGAGGGGTCAACTATTTATACGATTTCCTACTGAGAGGCTTTGTTAACGCGTTAAAACATTTTGCCAATGTAAGAGTGGAAAATATAAACGACGTTGTTGTTAATGACAGAAAGGTTTCGGGTACTTCAGCCACGTTTCAAGGAGAGTACTATTTACTTCACGGAACTTTACTCATAAATACTAACCTGGAACTTATGGGCAAAGTACTTAAAGTCTCTAAAGCAAAGCTTTCAGATAAGGGAGTCTCAGAGGTAAAATATCGTGTTACTAACCTTGTTGACGCTCTAGGTAGGAAAATAGATACTTCTGAAATAATAGATGCAATAATAAAGGAGTATTCTTCTCTGCTAGGAGAAAAAGCTTACTTCGACTTGCCAACAACGGATGAAATAAAACTCGCGGAAGAACTTTATGAGAAAAAATACTCTAAGCCTGAATGGAATTTACTCAGACTACCTTCGAGCTACTTTGAATAATTTCGTCAATGGCCCTTGTCCTTATACTACTTTTTACCGCAAGATAATGTATTCCTAAACCTAGAAGAATTGCAACTATCGTATCCCAAGGGAACGGTATTAATACATAAAGGCCAAATCCACCGAAGTAGGAAATTATGTAAAGGCCTAAAAGATAGACGAAAATCCATAATCCTGCGAGTATTTCTTTTCTGGACTCATAAACTAAAAACTTCATAGAAACTACGACGTCAAGTAATACTGCACCAGTGAAAGATAAAAGAGTTATAAGGAACCAGAAGTTATTTGGAGAGCTTAAGGACTCAGTATAGTTATAAAATAGAATTGAGGGAATTAAAACTAGTGCTATGTTTGAAATTCCTAGGATTATCGAAAGAGACTTTTTGAGATTAAGGAATTTATTTGCATAATATGCGAAAAATATAGGTAAGCCTAGTAATGCAGCAACAACCAGATAAAAGTCATAAGTAAATCCTGACCAGTAAATTATTAACCCAGCAGATACGGTAGCTAAAGGAGCAAAAATACTAGCTGCAGGTAATTTATATAACCTATTTATATCCTTTCCCGTTTTTCTTAACGACTGTAACACTATCCCCGAAGTTATGTAATTAAAAACTCCTATAGCCGAAAGGAATCCTATTAGTGCTATCCAAGAAGGAAACGGTATCAGGAAAAGGGAACCGACAATTACTGATAGAACTAGAGAGTATATTGGTATTCCTCTCTTATTAACCCTTAGTAGGAGGGAAGAAAAGTATCCGTCAGCTGATATTCCGTAAACTACCCTAGTTGATGTGCCTACATAAATCCAACCGCTTCCGCCTGGTGATATAACAGAATCTAAAAGCAGGATTATAGACAAGGCAAATAAGGCTAAATATAAAATACCTAGTGCAGAAATTGATTTAATCTCTTCATAAAATGGACCTTAAGCGTATATTGAGGAAGATAGTGCAGTCCAATTTCCTGGAGTAATTTGAGCGTAATTCCAATTTACAGCTCCTATGAACGCTATTTCTAGAAGTAAATATAAACCTAAAGAGATCAGCAATGCTCCTATTAAAGCAAAAGGTACATTTTTAGGATTTCTTGTTTCTACTGCGTATTCTACTGCCTGCCTGAATCCTCCATAAGAATATATTATTCCAGTTACCGGTATTGAATACAGTATTGCATTAAATCCAGTGAATCCTTGGTAGGAAGTAATAGAAAAATTGAAGTTTGAGTAGTGAAAATCGAGGACTATTAAAACTATTGCAGTACCTAGTGGAATTGCTAACTTCCACCAGCCTACTCCTTCTGTTACTTTGCCAAGAATCTTAACTCCGAAATAATTTAGGAAGAAATAAAATATAATTAGAAGCATTGAAACTACAATTCCTAAATAGCTTAGTTCTCCATTTACTTCAAGCTGAGGAAAAATTGAGCTTAAATAACCTACGCTAGCAGAGGCTTCTATAGCAGGAGATGAGATCACGGGAATTAGATAAACCCAAGAAGAAATAAATCCTGCAAATCCGCCGTGAGAATAGTGAGGATATCTAACTAATGAGCCACTTTTAGGTATGGACGAGCCTAACTCTGCATAGGGTAATGCTATAAAAAGAACTAAAATTCCACCTATAATCCAGTCAAGTAATGAATAACTTCCTACCGCGCTTGCTGCGTACAATGGCGAAAGCAACCAGCCTGAACCTATTATACTTCCGAACGACATAAAAAGTAATTGCCATTTGCTTAATTCCCTTTTTAACTTTTTATCTGAATTTATACCTAGATCGGAAGCTTTTAGTTCGGCCACAATGTAAAAGACCTTGTGGAGTTTTAAAGTATTCTTTATAAAAATTTCGGTACTAAATTCCTTAAAATTTCCTTTAATTTTTCAAATGATGAATTTATGTCGCTTATTCTTACATATTCGTCAGGGGAATGTAACTTATTAAGCTCACCAGGACCGTAAACTATGGTAGGAATTCCCTTTAGTCTAAAGTATCTTCCGTCTGTTGCATAAGGAGTAATAAAAGGCTTAAGACCTAGAAAGGAAGGTAAAGAAGTGTAATTGGGCTCTGATGAATTTATAATTTCAATTTCTCCTTTAACTCTTATTTTTTCTAAAACTTCTCCAGTTGTAATTCCCGGAGGTATCCTCATATCTATTTCAACTTCAGCATAGTCCGGAACTACGTTAACTTTAGTTCCCCCTTTAATTACTCCAGGATTAAAGGTTATTTTTCTCACATCATCAAATATTTTCTCGTCAATCTCCTTGACATTATTTACAGCATCTTCCAATTCTCTAGGAATACTGACGGAAAAATCATTTATCTCTTTCTCTAACGTTAGAATATCGTCTATCAACTTCAAAATAGAATTATCACCGAGGGAAGGAGTACTTCCATGAGCTGATTTACCCCTTTCCTTTATTTTTATTTGCAATAAGCCCTTTTCTCCTATGTTTATTCTTTCTGAACCAGTAGGCTCACCTATTATTACAAAGAAAGGAGAAAACTCCTCGGCTAAGAATTTACTTCCTCTTTTGCCCCCAGTTTCTTCGTCTGGGACTGCTGTAAAAAGTAAAGGGTAATCTAACTTATCTGCCATGGATACGTAAGTCTCCATGAGAACTGCTAATCCTGCCTTCATATCTGTTGCTCCTCTTCCGTATATTTTATCGTCTACTACCTTAGGAACGAAAGGATTTGAAGACCAACCTTCTCCAGGCGGTACAACGTCGAAATGGCCATTAAGCATTAAAGGCCTTCCCTTTCCGCTTGAGGAAATTACTACAGGGTACCCTTTAACGTATTCCTTAATTTCTGCCTTAAAACCCTGGTTTTCCAAATAATCCTTTATAAATAATGCGCATTCATAGAGCTCGTTGTCATTATAAGTCTTGAAAGAAATTAGTTTCTTTGTCAGTTCTATTAGCATGAAAATAAAAAGTGTTTTCCTGTAATTATTGTTTTCTACTTCTCCTCTTCTTCTCTTGTATCAAGAAAGGTTTAATTGCCTCAACTATTGCA from Acidianus ambivalens harbors:
- a CDS encoding M20 family metallopeptidase, which codes for MLIELTKKLISFKTYNDNELYECALFIKDYLENQGFKAEIKEYVKGYPVVISSSGKGRPLMLNGHFDVVPPGEGWSSNPFVPKVVDDKIYGRGATDMKAGLAVLMETYVSMADKLDYPLLFTAVPDEETGGKRGSKFLAEEFSPFFVIIGEPTGSERINIGEKGLLQIKIKERGKSAHGSTPSLGDNSILKLIDDILTLEKEINDFSVSIPRELEDAVNNVKEIDEKIFDDVRKITFNPGVIKGGTKVNVVPDYAEVEIDMRIPPGITTGEVLEKIRVKGEIEIINSSEPNYTSLPSFLGLKPFITPYATDGRYFRLKGIPTIVYGPGELNKLHSPDEYVRISDINSSFEKLKEILRNLVPKFL
- a CDS encoding APC family permease, with the translated sequence MAELKASDLGINSDKKLKRELSKWQLLFMSFGSIIGSGWLLSPLYAASAVGSYSLLDWIIGGILVLFIALPYAELGSSIPKSGSLVRYPHYSHGGFAGFISSWVYLIPVISSPAIEASASVGYLSSIFPQLEVNGELSYLGIVVSMLLIIFYFFLNYFGVKILGKVTEGVGWWKLAIPLGTAIVLIVLDFHYSNFNFSITSYQGFTGFNAILYSIPVTGIIYSYGGFRQAVEYAVETRNPKNVPFALIGALLISLGLYLLLEIAFIGAVNWNYAQITPGNWTALSSSIYA
- a CDS encoding lipoate--protein ligase family protein — translated: MRVLFYENDENPYFSLAFEESLWRNLKEGKVDNTLRFWRHKNVAIIGYFQLAEEELNFDVVRKYKIDVVRRFTGGGAVYQDMGCLIWTIAVKGPKDGGVNYLYDFLLRGFVNALKHFANVRVENINDVVVNDRKVSGTSATFQGEYYLLHGTLLINTNLELMGKVLKVSKAKLSDKGVSEVKYRVTNLVDALGRKIDTSEIIDAIIKEYSSLLGEKAYFDLPTTDEIKLAEELYEKKYSKPEWNLLRLPSSYFE
- a CDS encoding lipoate--protein ligase family protein, yielding MKIGIYELKAKKGVIRTTVKYYGDSLDIKITGDFMIFPEDVIFDLEKKLQGLSLNDLQNLPKILEETLSKATLFGCTIEDFKNSIYGALREVGL